A single Cryptococcus deuterogattii R265 chromosome 2, complete sequence DNA region contains:
- a CDS encoding pyruvate decarboxylase has product MSDNEQVAFFTYILERLKQCGVKQIFGVPGDFNLTALDYIEKDPDLQWVGNANELNAAYASDGYARVKGTLAVVVTTFGVGELSALCGIAGCLAERVPVLHIVGAPSTYMQAKQSLLHHTLNLPESFSTFSSMSAPLSCSQALINNIEPKTPTSWTEAFDKTLKAVLEQCRPGYVEVPTDAVHAKVSAEGLKQPLPPPHSAPPPESVATSLSNTGASAASQGAAQVSLSTAPTNVPSAPSSDDVTAHVVEDIAKRFGEAKKPIILVDACAGRFGMALEVRKLVDDCGIRFFETPMGKSLMDEHHPLYGGCYAGANSLPTVQKEVESADFVLYVGALKSDFNSGSFSVNIDPKVIIELHSFTTTIGYASYPTTDIRTILPLLRPAFEKLGRGKHSKGQSVQQKVEDKSVDSPVVPDPKGNEIKHEWLWPRVGKWFQDTDIILTETGTSSFGLINVVLPSNSTYIAQILWGAIGWSVGACLGAAMAAKENGNNRRTVLFVGDGSLQLTLQEIGTMLRRDVHPYIFVLNNDGYEIERQIHGWNAEYNDIQPYDHQLLLPFLAGKKTKTPYQSFAIHTPHELSKLLDDEEFNKPDRLRLIEVFMPRGDAPAGLIRQAKLTAEANDRV; this is encoded by the exons atgtCGGACAACGAACAAGtagccttcttcacttACATCCTTGAGCGTCTCAAGCAGTGCGGCGTCAAGCAGATCTTTGGTGTTCCTGGCGATTTCAACTTGACTGC ACTTGACTATATTGAGAAAGACCCCGACCTCCAATGGGTTGGCAACGCCAACGAGCTCAACGCC GCCTATGCATCTGACGGTTATGCTAGAGTAAAGGGCACTTTAGCCGTCGTGGTTACCACCTTCGGTGTCGGTGAGCTCTCTGCTCTTTG CGGCATCGCCGGTTGTCTCGCCGAGCGAGTTCCCGTCCTTCACATTGTTGGTGCCCCCAGCACTTACATGCAG GCCAAGCAATCTCTTTTGCACCACACTCTTAATCTTCCCGAATCTTTCAGCACGTTCTCTTCAATGAGCGCGCCTCTTTCATGTTCTCAAGCCCTCATTAATAACATTGAGCCCAAGACTCCTACGTCTTGGACCGAAGCGTTCGATAAAACCCTCAAGGCTGTCCTTGAGCAGTGTCGACCTGGCTATGTCGAGGTTCCAACAGACGCTGTTCATGCAAAGGTTTCGGCCGAGGGTCTTAAGCAGCCCCTC CCTCCACCTCactctgctcctcctcccgaGTCTGTCGCTACGTCGCTTTCCAACACTGGCGCCTCGGCCGCTTCCCAAGGCGCTGCACAGGTTTCGCTCAGCACTGCGCCGACCAATGTTCCCAGTGCTCCCTCCTCTGACGATGTGACAGCTCACGTTGTTGAGGACATTGCTAAGCGATTCGGTGAGGCGAAGAAGCCCATTATCCTTGTAGATGCTTGTGCCGGTAGGTTCGGTATGGCTCTTGAGGTTAGGAAGCTGGTCGATGACTGCGGTATTCGATTCTTTGAGA CCCCCATGGGTAAGAGTTTGATGGACGAGCACCACCCTCTCTATGGAGGTTGTTATGCTGGTGCCAACTCTCTTCCTACTGTCCAAAAGGAGGTCGAGTCTGCCGACTTTGTTCTTTACGTCGGTGCCCTCAAGTCCGACTTCAACTCGGGATCATTCTCCGTCAACATTGACCCCAAGGTTATTATCGAGCTTCACTCTTTCACTACCACTATCGGTTACGCTTCCTACCCTACTACTGATATCAGGACCATCTTGCCTCTTCTCAGGCCTGCCTTTGAAAAGCTTGGTCGGGGTAAGCATTCCAAGGGCCAGAGCGTCCAGCAAAAGGTTGAGGACAAGAGTGTCGACAGCCCTGTCGTGCCTGACCCTAAAGGTAATGAAATCAAGCACGAATGGTTGTGGCCTCGAGTTGGCAAGTGGTTCCAGGACACCG atatcatcctcactgAGACTGgtacttcttcctttggtCTCATCAACGTCGTTCTCCCTTCCAACTCTACTTACATTGCCCAAATCCTCTGGGGTGCAATCGGTTGGTCGGTCGGTGCTTGTCTCGGCGCCGCTATGGCCGCCAAGGAGAACGGCAACAACCGAAGGACTGTCTTGTTTGTCGGCGACGGTTCTTTGCAGTTG ACACTTCAGGAGATTGGTACCATGCTCCGTCGAGACGTCCATCCTTACATTTTCGTCCTCAACAACGATGGTTACGAAATTGAACGACAGATCCACGGCTGGAACGCTGAATACAACGACATTCAGCCTTACGACCACCAacttctcctccccttccttgcTGGTAAGAAGACCAAGACTCCTTACCAGTCTTTCGCAATCCACACTCCTCATGAGTTGAGCAAGCTTctcgatgatgaagaattcAACAAGCCCGACAGGTTGAGGTTGATTGAGGTGTTCATGCCCAGGGGCGATGCCCCTGCTGGCCTTATTAGGCAGGCCAAGTTGACCGCCGAGGCCAACGACAGGGTCTAA